The following proteins are encoded in a genomic region of Triticum dicoccoides isolate Atlit2015 ecotype Zavitan chromosome 1B, WEW_v2.0, whole genome shotgun sequence:
- the LOC119319077 gene encoding probable leucine-rich repeat receptor-like protein kinase At1g35710: MSLLLAFELLLLLLALPHLFCASNSTHSSLDRQADALLQWKSSLNSWSNDRLDSWTKGSNPCDWDGVACGNNVLPRGRDQGGAALVVSNISLVGFSLVGMLDRLHFPDLPHLVYLDLSGNILQGSIPSSIAALAQLTHLDLCRNILRGSIPLSIGALSQLTHLDLSNNELNGSIPTSLDLPHLVYLNLRNNHLSGGIPSSIGALAELTYLDLSINNLNGSIPPSIGNYLPHLVYLDLGDNSLAGLIPSSIGAMAKLENLVMFGNDLNGSIPTSLDLPHLVHLDLSYNNLSGPIPSSIGALAKLENMDLSGNDLNGSIPTSLDLPHLVNLKLGYNSLSGLIPSSIGALPKLKNLDLSGNDLTGSIPTSLDFPHLVNLKLGYNSLSGLIPSSIGALPKLENLVLSSNDLTGSIPTSLDLPHLVDLSLHDNLLSVGILSNIGALAKLEYLDLSFNILNGSIPPSMGNCTKLTLLDLSYNFLSQGSIGSIGNLTSLHFLDLSNNQINGFPSTILKLASLTTLALGSNQLNGLLPPELGSLVLLSHLNLSNNQIMGSIGSIGNLTSLEFLDLSNNQINGSIPPTFWKLTSVTTLSLDSNQLNGLLPPELGSLVLLTKLNLSSNLFLGNIPPEIGHCHLLSSLLLSDNLLTGEIPQELGYLTNLYELDLSRNNLNGAIPTTFSNLTQLYRLKLSYNYLAGRVPSTAATLISLDHNMDLCGDSYDLKPCETPKLDMEHLNRKHSRMVLLAFFASFSFTCLSIASIMVVCRRKKCVKSKSKRKSGDILSIWNFDGKIAFEDILGATENFDEKYCIGIGGYGTVFRVELEGGVTFAVKRLHSMEEFRDEETFHAEIEVLTKIRHRCIVKLYGFCSHSQCKFLVYDLIERGSLSSILHEQDLAKELDWTNRIAIVADVAQALSYLHHDCDDPIVHRDIKSSNILLNRDYKAYVSDFGMARKLKHGCSSWSTIFAGTCGYIAPELSSTMVLTEKCDVYSFGVVALEVVMGKHPGDLLLPFFCRTEQPGKFNDILDRRIAAPSTIHEEKDVILVALVAFACLQVNPKSRPTMQQVYQALTNRNRSTFIPRPLHEIRLQDLHDYCGTLKNV; the protein is encoded by the exons ATGAGCCTTCTCCTTGCTTTCgagctgctgctgctcctgctTGCCTTGCCACACCTTTTTTGTGCCTCAAATTCTACACATTCGTCACTGGATCGTCAagcagacgcacttctccaatggaAATCTAGCCTCAACAGTTGGTCCAATGATCGCCTGGACTCATGGACAAAGGGAAGCAACCCTTGTGACTGGGATGGCGTTGCATGCGGCAACAACGTGCTGCCTCGTGGCCGTGACCAGGGTGGTGCTGCCCTAGTTGTGTCCAACATTTCGCTTGTGGGGTTTTCCCTTGTTGGCATGTTGGACAGGCTCCACTTTCCAGATTTGCCCCATCTTGTGTATCTAGACCTTAGTGGCAACATTCTCCAGGGCTCAATCCCATCAAGCATTGCTGCTCTTGCCCAGCTCACTCACTTGGATCTATGTCGCAACATTCTCCggggctcaatcccattaagcatTGGTGCTCTTTCCCAGCTCACTCACTTGGATCTATCCAACAATGAACTGAACGGATCTATCCCAACATCCCTAG ATTTGCCTCATCTTGTCTATTTGAACCTTCGTAACAACCACCTCTCAGGCGGAATCCCTTCAAGCATTGGGGCTCTTGCAGAGCTCACATACTTGGACCTGTCCATCAACAACCTGAACGGATCTATCCCACCTTCCATAGGCAATT ACTTGCCCCATCTTGTCTATCTGGACCTCGGTGACAACTCTCTCGCGGGCCTAATCCCATCAAGCATTGGCGCCATGGCCAAGCTCGAAAACTTGGTTATGTTCGGCAATGACCTGAACGGATCTATCCCAACATCCCTAG ACTTGCCGCATCTTGTCCATCTGGACCTCAGTTACAACAATCTCTCGGGACCAATCCCTTCAAGCATTGGTGCTCTTGCCAAGCTTGAAAACATGGATTTATCTGGCAATGACCTGAATGGATCTATCCCAACATCCCTAG ACTTGCCCCATCTTGTCAATTTGAAGCTCGGTTATAACTCTCTCTCGGGCTTAATCCCATCAAGCATTGGCGCTCTACCCAAGCTCAAAAACTTGGATTTGTCCGGCAATGACCTGACCGGATCTATCCCAACATCCCTAG ACTTTCCCCATCTTGTCAATTTGAAGCTCGGTTATAACTCTCTCTCGGGCCTAATCCCATCAAGCATTGGCGCTCTGCCCAAGCTTGAAAACTTGGTTTTGTCCAGCAATGACCTGACCGGATCTATCCCAACATCTCTAG ATTTGCCCCATCTTGTCGATTTGAGCCTTCATGATAACCTCCTCTCAGTCGGAATCCTATCAAACATTGGTGCTCTGGCCAAGCTCGAATACTTGGATCTATCCTTCAATATTCTTAATGGATCTATCCCGCCATCCATGGGCAATTGTACAAAACTAACCCTACTTGATCTCTCTTATAATTTTTTGTCGCAAGGATCCATTGGAAGCATAGGAAATCTAACGAGTTTACATTTCCTAGATCTTTCCAACAATCAAATAAATGGTTTCCCTTCGACCATTTTGAAGTTAGCCTCTCTAACAACACTGGCACTTGGATCCAATCAGCTTAATGGTCTATTACCACCAGAGTTAGGATCACTTGTTCTTCTCTCACATCTGAATCTTTCCAACAACCAGATCATGGGTTCCATTGGAAGCATAGGAAATCTAACAAGTTTAGAATTCTTGGATCTTTCTAACAATCAAATAAATGGTTCCATCCCTCCAACCTTCTGGAAATTGACCTCTGTTACAACACTGTCACTTGATTCCAATCAGCTTAATGGCCTATTACCGCCAGAGTTAGGATCTCTTGTTCTGCTCACAAAACTGAACCTAAGTAGCAACCTGTTTCTAGGAAACATTCCACCTGAGATAGGACATTGCCACCTTTTATCATCGTTACTCTTATCAGACAACTTATTGACAGGAGAAATACCACAAGAACTTGGGTATCTCACCAATCTATATGAGCTAGATTTGAGTAGAAACAATTTAAATGGTGCCATCCCAACGACTTTTTCTAATCTTACGCAACTGTATAGACTGAAATTATCATATAACTATTTGGCTGGCAGAGTTCCATCTACCGCTGCAACATTGATCTCACTTGACCATAATATGGATTTATGCGGCGATTCCTATGACTTAAAACCGTGTGAAACACCGAAGCTCGACATGGAACACCTAAACAGAAAACATTCACGTATGGTACTTCTTGCTTTTTTTGCATCCTTTTCCTTCACTTGCCTCTCAATAGCAAGCATCATGGTTGTTTGTCGGAGAAAAAAGtgtgtaaaaagtaaaagcaaaagaaaGTCTGGAGATATACTTTCTATATGGAATTTCGATGGAAAGATCGCATTCGAAGACATACTCGGTGCAACAGAAAATTTCGATGAGAAATATTGCATTGGCATTGGGGGCTATGGAACTGTCTTTAGAGTTGAGCTTGAGGGCGGGGTTACCTTTGCCGTCAAACGCCTGCATTCAATGGAAGAATTCAGAGACGAGGAAACATTTCACGCTGAGATTGAAGTGTTGACGAAAATTAGGCACCGATGTATCGTCAAGTTGTATGGCTTCTGTTCACACTCCCAATGCAAATTCCTCGTGTACGACCTTATCGAGAGGGGAAGCTTATCATCCATTTTGCACGAGCAAGATCTAGCAAAGGAGCTGGACTGGACAAATAGAATTGCTATTGTGGCGGATGTAGCTCAAGCTCTCTCCTATTTGCATCATGATTGCGATGATCCTATTGTACACCGGGACATAAAAAGCAGCAACATTCTTCTGAACCGAGATTATAAAGCTTATGTCTCGGACTTTGGCATGGCGAGGAAGCTGAAGCATGGTTGCTCAAGCTGGAGCACTATCTTCGCAGGGACATGTGGCTATATAGCCCCAG AATTGTCATCCACCATGGTGTTGACCGAGAAGTGCGACGTGTACAGCTTCGGTGTGGTTGCGCTGGAAGTTGTGATGGGAAAGCACCCAGGTGATCTGCTCCTTCCGTTCTTCTGCCGAACAGAGCAGCCGGGGAAGTTCAACGATATCCTGGATCGACGCATCGCTGCGCCGTCAACCATTCATGAGGAGAAGGATGTCATTTTGGTTGCCTTGGTGGCCTTTGCTTGTCTGCAAGTCAATCCCAAATCCCGGCCAACAATGCAGCAGGTGTATCAGGCACTGACAAATAGAAACCGCTCAACGTTCATTCCCAGGCCCCTTCATGAAATCAGGCTACAAGATTTGCATGATTACTGTGGCACATTAAAAAATGTATGA